The Faecalibacterium sp. I3-3-89 sequence AGCTGATAGCCCCGGGGCGTGGCGTCGATCTGGGTGCCTGCGGCCCGCAGCAGGGCCACATCGCCCACCACGATCTGCCGGGACACTCCCAGCGCACCGGCCAGCACGCTGGCGCTCAGGGGGGCGCTGGCCTCCGTCAGCCGCTCTAAAATCGCTTTTCTGCGCTGCGCAGCATTCATCTTCCGCGTTCCTCCTTTTTACACCAGCTGCAGCAGGGTGGCGTAGTTGGAGGGCAGCTGGACCTTCAGCTTCCCCCACTCCACCTGCGTCAGGATGGGCTGGCTGCCCACGCAGCCGGCCAGCAGATCTTTCACGCCCGCGGCCTCCACCGGCAGCTGGAGCTCCATCGACACCGGGCTGTCGCCGTTGTTGTAGACGGCCACGACGGCCTTGCCGTCCAGCACCCGGGCGTAGGCGTAGCTCTGGGTGGTCAGGGTCAGTTCCTTGACCTCGCCCCAGCTCAGCGCAGGGCACTCGGCCTTCAGCCTGCCCAGTGCAGCGTAGACGCTGGTGACAGGATTCGTCTTTTCGGCGTCGGCATAGTCGGCCAGCTCGAGGCAGGGGCGGAGCGGCCAGTCGCTGCCCCACTCTTTTTTGCCCTCGATCCCAAATTCTGAGCCGTAATAGATGGACGGAATGCCCCAAAGCGTATATACTAGAAGAGCAATATGCCGGATGTGGCCGCGGTTGCGCAGCTTGTTGGGCAGACGCTCCACATCGTGGTTGTCCGAGAAGTTGTAGAGCCGGGTGTCATGGCAGAGGCCCTGCAGCCGCCGCATGGTGTGGGCGATCTCAAAATAGTTGTGGTCGTTGTGGCCGCTCCACAGGCCCTTGTGCAGCTCGTAGTTGGTGACAGAGTGGAGCATCTCGGGGTTGGCCCAGCGGCTGTAATCCCCGTGGATGACCTCGCCCATCAGCCAGAACTCCGGCTTCACTTCGTTGGCAAGGCGGCACAGTCCCTTCATGAAGTCAAAGTCCAGCACGTCGGCAGCGTCCAGACGGATGCCGTCGATGTCGAACTCCTCCACCCAGAAGCGGACGGTATCAAAGTGGTAGTCCTGCACCTCGGGGTTGCGCTGGTTCAGCTTGACCAGCAGGTTGAAGCCGCCCCAGTTGCCGTAGGAGAAGCCGTCGTTGTACTCGTTGTTGCCCCAGAAATTCACATCGCAGAACCAGTCCTTATAGCGGGCGTTCTCGCGGTGCTCCTTCAGCTCCCGGAAGGCGAAGAAATCGCGGCCCACATGGTTGAACACGCCGTCCACGATGACCCGCTGGCCCCGCGCATGGCAGTCGGCGACGAATTTTTTGAACTCCTCATTGGTGCCCAGCCGCCGGTCTACCTGCCGGTAGTCGATGGTGTCATAGCCGTGGGAGCCGCTCTCGAACAGAGGGCCGATATAGATCGCCGTACAGCCAAGCTCCGCCGCGTGCTCTGCCCACGCATCCAGCTTCTTGAATGCCCCGGGGACAGGCTGCCCGTCATTTTCATGCGCGCAGCCGCACAGTCCCAGAGGATAGATGTGATAGAATACCGCATTGTCATACCAAGCCATTGTCTGTACCGCTCCTGTTTTCAAAAGTTCTGCCGGGCTTCTCGAAGCCCCGGTGTTGTATTCAGTATAGCACATTTTCCGACAAAAGTGTGGAAATAGTGTTGTATATTTCTCACATTATTCCCTCCCGAACCGATACTCTCTGTAAAAATTGCGATAAAAGGAGTCTTTCGTATGAATCTTCCCTCTATCCCCCGTTCCTTCTTCAGCGGCGACTGCTTCGACGCCTACCACGTCCTCGGCGCACACCCTTGGCAGGGCGCTCGCGGCGAAGAGGGCTGGCGCTTTGCCGTCTGGGCACCCGGCGCGACCGCCGTGGAGGTCTGCGGCGGCTTTGACGGCTGGGGTGCCGGCGTCTCTCTCCAGAAGGCCGACACCGGCGTATGGAGTGGCTTTGTGGCCGGGCTGTGCGAGGGCGACCTCTACAAATACCGCATCCACGGCGCCGACGGCAGCGTCGTTATGCGGGCCGACCCCTACGCCTTTGCCTCCGAAGTCCGCCCCGCCAACGCCAGCCGCCTGACCAAGCTGGATTTCGCCTTTGACGACAGCGCGTGGATGGAGCGGCGGGACAAGTGCCGCAACCTGCCCA is a genomic window containing:
- a CDS encoding alpha-amylase family glycosyl hydrolase — its product is MAWYDNAVFYHIYPLGLCGCAHENDGQPVPGAFKKLDAWAEHAAELGCTAIYIGPLFESGSHGYDTIDYRQVDRRLGTNEEFKKFVADCHARGQRVIVDGVFNHVGRDFFAFRELKEHRENARYKDWFCDVNFWGNNEYNDGFSYGNWGGFNLLVKLNQRNPEVQDYHFDTVRFWVEEFDIDGIRLDAADVLDFDFMKGLCRLANEVKPEFWLMGEVIHGDYSRWANPEMLHSVTNYELHKGLWSGHNDHNYFEIAHTMRRLQGLCHDTRLYNFSDNHDVERLPNKLRNRGHIRHIALLVYTLWGIPSIYYGSEFGIEGKKEWGSDWPLRPCLELADYADAEKTNPVTSVYAALGRLKAECPALSWGEVKELTLTTQSYAYARVLDGKAVVAVYNNGDSPVSMELQLPVEAAGVKDLLAGCVGSQPILTQVEWGKLKVQLPSNYATLLQLV